DNA from Prunus persica cultivar Lovell chromosome G6, Prunus_persica_NCBIv2, whole genome shotgun sequence:
tttttccttatatttCAAAATCTGTCCGTCTCAATGGATGAGTGCTTTTAAATGGCTACTATTTGTTGAATTAAATGGAATACCAACTTCATGGTATGATAACAGATAATTATCAAGAAAAATTGTCAGCCATTCCTGGGGTGAATTTTGGCTCACTTACTCAAGCATACAAGAGGGAAGATGGTAATGATGCTGGTGTTAACTATGAGCCCACCAAAAATCTTAACTCTTCGCTATGGGAGGCTGCCCTGGAAAACAGTGCTACTGGATTTCAGTCTTTGTCTTTTCAGCCATCATTTTCAGCAACACATTCTGATACGATGGGGATTATCTCTAAGCAAGAAAATGGGATGCTTGGGCACCTTTTCACAGACAGTTTTGAGAAAAAGCAGATGTGTGAGAGTAAACCAAGGGTCCAACAAGGTTGGCAGGTAAGGATAAGTTACTTACACATTTAATGCTggcaacaaattttttaattctagGGCTATGGAATTGCAAATTCATGTGTATTTAAGGATGGTAGATACGTCTGGGAATCTGATGTTTCATTCACAAGTGAAATCTGGTGGGACATGGATAGATATAGATGGTGATGGAATTTGTTTTATATGGTTTCACCATAAAAGATATTTTCTCAacagttttgagtttttatatttttagaattaatttacAGTGACAATATTAAAGATCATGGAAGCAAGTTATACTGATTCTGGTTATGCATAAGAAAGCTATACACATGGTCAAACCTAATTAGGCAGGGGGTTCTACAAATATTTGATGtctcgttgtttcaaactgttACTAACAAATTTTTGAGATGTcagtttttaaattatttctgaTATTGCCAAGTTTCTAGAACttattttgaatgaaattataaattgatgaaaattatCAATGTAATTAGGTATGGGAAGTGTTGCCAAAGTCCTCAAATCCTACCTAATGATTTCAAAATTGTGTAGCTTGGTACTggtaatttaaataattatattatatgcaATAGTTGGTTATATAAGCATACTCAGAATACACAGTTTATGGAGGGGAGCGCTATTTGGGTTCCCCTTCCAACACTTAGCACCCCTGCAGCACGTTTAATGGGGAGCACTAGTAGTGCTCTCCTTTATGGATTACTTTTGTCTTTCCAaatttttctgtttgttcATACTTTAGTTTGACTTTCCAACAGACTTTGGAAGAAAACTCATCATGTTCATCCAGCTGGCTTATGGATCGGAACTTGCATTCAAATACAGTAGATGATGTCTCCAGCTTCCATGAAGGACTCAATGCTGCTAATTTACTCAATTCTCTAGCGCCTTGCCATATGAATTCTGATAAGACAAATGATTATTCTATACCAAATGACCTTCAAATACAGCCTTCAACCACTGAGCAAGAATATtatctaaagtccatttcaaagAGAAATGAGACCATAGAGGGAAAAGCCAATCACGCTTCTGCTATAAAGCCTTTGTTAGATGGCCCATTCACTGAAGGCTTGAAGAAGCTTGACAGTTTCAACCGATGGATGAGTAGAGAACTTGGAGATGTGGATGACACACAAACACAGTCCAATTCTGAGACCTACTGGGATACTGTTGAAAGTGAGAATGGGGTTGATGAGTCCAGTGTTCCCCTGCAAGTACGCTTGGATAGCTATATGCTGGGGCCTTCTCTTTCCCAAGACCAGCTCTTTAGCATTATTGATTTTTCACCAAACTGGGCATATGAAAACTCTGAAATCAAGGTAATGTATAATTTAATCTTCCCTGCAACTGTATCAAATACATCTTTGAATGCATCATCTGATCTTGGTGGGAAACAACCAAGGGATTTAAAGAGAGCTGTACTTTTGTGTAAGAGTTATATTCTAGTTTAGTTTCTCAAGTATCACAGAATTGTCTCATTTAGTCCTCAATTTGTGCAGGTTCTGATCACAGGAAGATTCTTGAAGAGTCAACAAGCAGAAGCTTGTAAATGGTCATGTATGTTTGGGGAAGTTGAAGTTCGTGCTGAGGTTATAGCAGATGGTGTTCTTCGTTGTTATACACCCGTCCATAAGGCTGGGAGGGTTCCATTCTATGTGACATGTTCCAATAGGCTAGCGTGTAGTGAAGTGAGGGAATTTGAATACCGAGTTGGCCAAATTCCGGATTATGATGCTAAAGATGATAACAGTGGCTGCACAAACGATATACTTAGTATGCGGTTTGGAAAATTGTTGTCTCTAAGCTCTACGTCTCCAACTTTTGATCCCAACAGTCTGGCAGAGAATTCGGTGTTGATCAATAAAATTGATTCATTGCTGAAAAATGACAATGGTGAGTGGGACAGGATGCTACAGCTTACCTCAGATGAAGACTTTTCCTCGGAGAGAGTAGAGGAGCAGTTGCTTCATCAGCTACTTAAAGAGAAGTTGCATGTGTGGCTCTTACAGAAGCTGGCTGTTGGTGGGAAAGGCCCTAGTGTACTAGACGAGGATGGCCAAGGTGTGTTACATTTTGGAGCAGCTCTTGGCTATGATTGGGTCTTGCTGCCCACAATAACTGCCGGAGTCAGTGTCAATTTTCGTGATGTGAATGGATGGACGGCTCTTCATTGGGCAGCTTCTTGTGGCAGGTGAGCACCTTATAAACTCTTTCTTTCAGTTTATtagatattatcttcattcttgacttatttatttagttttgtcTGATTTTAACGTGTTTTGTTTCCTTATTTTCTTGTAATTAATATCAGAGAACGCACAGTTGCTTCCCTCATCTCTCTTGGTGCAGCTCCCGGAGCATTAACAGATCCAAGTACCAAATACCCTACTGGCAGAACACCTGCAGACCTAGCTTCTGCAGAGGGCCACAAAGGAATTGCTGGTTATCTTGCAGAATCTGCTTTGAGCGCCCACCTTTCATCTCTTAATTTGGACATCAAGGAAGGCAATAATGCTGGGATTTCAGGAGCCAATGCAGTACAAACAgtttcagaacgaattgcaACTCCTATCGGGAATGGGGATTTAACGGATGGGCTTTCCCTGAGGGATACTTTAACTGCTGTCTGTAATGCCACCCAAGCTGCTGCTCGTATTCATCAAGTGTTCAGGGTAAAATCTTTTCAGAGGAAGCAGTTGAAAGAATATGGTGGCAATGAATTTGGAATTTCAGATGAACATGCACTGTCACTCATTGCAGTGAAGTCACATAAGCCAGGGAAACGTGATGAGCATGTTGATGCTGCTGCAATACGAATTCAAAATAAGTTCCGTAGTTGGAAGGGTAGAAAAGACTATTTGATAATCCGACAACGTATTGTCAAAATTCAGGTATTTGTCATGATTCTCTTGTTAATAAGGATTGTGGTCTACTTCAATTTTTCAGGCGTTTTATCTTCCCCATATTTCTCACATAGGCATTGTTCCTTACTCAAATCCAGTCTTGAAATCTAACTTCTAATTTATTGATAAAAGGCTCATGTAAGAGGCCACCAGGTGAGGAAAAACTACAGAAAGATAGTGTGGTCCGTAGGAATTGTAGAGAAGATTATTTTGCGTTGGAGACGAAAAGGAAGTGGATTGCGTGGGTTCAAGTCAGAGCCACTTATTGAGGGCCCCAGCATACAAGTTTCATCCTCGAAGGATGATGATTATGATTTACTGAAAGAAGGAAGGAAGCAAAATGAGGAAAGGTTGCAAAAGGCCCTTGCTAGGGTGAAGTCCATGGTtcaatatcctgaagcaagaGATCAATACCGTCGGCTACTTAATGTTGTTACTGAGATAAAGGAAACCAAGGTAAAGAAGAGCCTCTCTTCTTGCCCACTTGGGCTATAAagcatttgttttttgttgaatGAATTCTCTAATTTCAATGACATTGCAGGTGGTATGTGATAGTGCTGCGAATAGTTCAGAAGGGAGAGCTGATATGGATGATGATCTCATAGATTTTGCAGAATTGTTGGATGAAGACATTTTCATGCCTACAGCAGGTCCATAGTGATCTCTGGTTAACCCTATGATATCCTCTTGTAAAATCTGCAGTGCATTAGTATCAGTACATGCTTTGGCATTTAATTTATTCACCGGTGGTCTAGAAGCATGTTTTAATGCTCTTGTATATGTttagaaaatttatttatctaaGAAAGTTAAACATAATGAGTTTATGTTGTTAATTTTTGTCCACCTCATTGCGTTGCATGTTGTTTTTTCACCTCCCGTTTAATGTTCTGAGAAAAATGTTGTAAGAGCACCTTGCCATAGCCATGGAAATATGGCCCTAGTGCTACAAATCTATCATGGGGCTCCTACTTGCACTCGAGGATTGATCCGTGGATCCAAATCCGGTTTCTTCAAATACTCATATTTCAGTCTTAGagtttataaaacaaaattattcaaatcatggattttgtgTGATTTCGGCGTTAGTGAgagttcattttctttctatcTTCGAAAAATTGGCACAAACAACTTTAAAGTTATAAATCATCAAGTTAACggctatttttcatatttgatgATACCAGGTGGGCTATTTTTTAgctcattatatatttaaaatgttAGGGTTTTCTTCGAAGAAGTTGTGCATGACATTCGTTAGCTCGCGTCTCGTGACATCCTTCTGGCATCTATGTAGGTAAAGTATAGATCAGTGCCATGTCAAAAAATGCCTTTTGAGTCTGGCTGGTACAAAAACCATTCGAGATTCcaatttgagaattttctttttgggttttgggttattATACTTTTGAAGATACAAACTTGTTTGAACAGAAACCCTCACCGTAGCCGTGCACTCTGAGATTGTATGGGAAACACACTACAAAATTATTGGCTTATTTTGAACCATGTTGCACGAGAGGGtactttaaatattttgaatattacaTCAATCAAGTACTAGGTTTTTACTTCAAAAACGACCCCTGAACACCTGCAAAACCTAAGCCTCATAAAGACAAGGTtcacaagaagaaaaatagtgATGAGCAATTCCAATTGCATGGCATTTCTAGTGTTTAATGTTCTCAACCGTGAAGAATACTGACGGTCTGAAATTTCTCACCATATACACTACCCTTTTCCTTATTgtgaaaaaagtgaaaaaaaagaaaaggaaaaagaaagaaaaaaggatggTGTGCTTCGACCATCCGCTGTACATGCGAACCACCTAagtatactcttttttttttcacaacccACATCATCTCATTGATATTTGACAGCTCTTCCCACAGGTtgaaaaagggggaaaaagaaaaaaagaaaaaaagaaaaaaaggaaaatagtaAACACAAAACAGAAGAAATGCAAAAGTCCAAATGATTAGAAATACCCAACCATCTTAAATCCAACGCCGTCTTCTTAACTCTTGTTACTGGTGCCTAGGCTCTCGTAGAACAAGATGTATCCATGATCTGTATTACTTGAATACTCCTGCGCTGATCCAAAGAAAGTTTGCACAGCAGACTCATCAATCATCTCCACGTTTTCATCATCAAAAAATAACCAGTGGTTATGGCTTTTCACAAGGCTAACATAGTGTCCGTGGTTTGGCCCACTTCCAACATGGACAACAACGGCAAACAGAGAATACTCGGATTCTGCATCTTCAACCGTGTTACTCAGTTTCAGCTCAAGCGGGAATACAACCCGATAAGATAGCTTCTTGTAACGGCCAAGCTGCTCAATGTACTTAAATCGCTTCAAATGGATGACCAGGATGTGAGGTGGCTTTTTTATCTTCATTCTCTTCTGCGCTTCTTGCAAGCTGCATAAAATAAAGAGCTTACCTTGTCAGCTTTCAGGCTGGAAAAGGGAATTcttactaaataaataaaaaattgaatcaatGCTTTCTTCATAAATATTATCTATACCCATTACACACACCTGGCAACCAGCTCCTATCATTTGAGGAGTTAACAAATGCCAAGCAAATTGCTTAGCATTTACTCTTTTGGGAATGGAGGATAGATCTCAATTCCTCTTTTGCA
Protein-coding regions in this window:
- the LOC18773983 gene encoding calmodulin-binding transcription activator 3, whose protein sequence is MYEIQVGSGCGISVTTTRIEFMADTKRYGLGNQLDIAQILLEAKHRWLRPAEICEILRNYKKFHISSEPASMPPGGSLFLFDRKVLRYFRKDGHNWRKKKDGKTVKEAHERLKAGSVDVLHCYYAHGEENENFQRRSYWMLEEDLQHIVLVHYREVKGNRTNFNHTKGTEEAVPYSHETEEIALNSEMENSVSSSFNPNTFQMRSQATDTTSLSSAQASEFEDAESAYDHQASSRLQPFLELLQPKAEKINAGFSDAFYPMSFSNNYQEKLSAIPGVNFGSLTQAYKREDGNDAGVNYEPTKNLNSSLWEAALENSATGFQSLSFQPSFSATHSDTMGIISKQENGMLGHLFTDSFEKKQMCESKPRVQQGWQTLEENSSCSSSWLMDRNLHSNTVDDVSSFHEGLNAANLLNSLAPCHMNSDKTNDYSIPNDLQIQPSTTEQEYYLKSISKRNETIEGKANHASAIKPLLDGPFTEGLKKLDSFNRWMSRELGDVDDTQTQSNSETYWDTVESENGVDESSVPLQVRLDSYMLGPSLSQDQLFSIIDFSPNWAYENSEIKVLITGRFLKSQQAEACKWSCMFGEVEVRAEVIADGVLRCYTPVHKAGRVPFYVTCSNRLACSEVREFEYRVGQIPDYDAKDDNSGCTNDILSMRFGKLLSLSSTSPTFDPNSLAENSVLINKIDSLLKNDNGEWDRMLQLTSDEDFSSERVEEQLLHQLLKEKLHVWLLQKLAVGGKGPSVLDEDGQGVLHFGAALGYDWVLLPTITAGVSVNFRDVNGWTALHWAASCGRERTVASLISLGAAPGALTDPSTKYPTGRTPADLASAEGHKGIAGYLAESALSAHLSSLNLDIKEGNNAGISGANAVQTVSERIATPIGNGDLTDGLSLRDTLTAVCNATQAAARIHQVFRVKSFQRKQLKEYGGNEFGISDEHALSLIAVKSHKPGKRDEHVDAAAIRIQNKFRSWKGRKDYLIIRQRIVKIQAHVRGHQVRKNYRKIVWSVGIVEKIILRWRRKGSGLRGFKSEPLIEGPSIQVSSSKDDDYDLLKEGRKQNEERLQKALARVKSMVQYPEARDQYRRLLNVVTEIKETKVVCDSAANSSEGRADMDDDLIDFAELLDEDIFMPTAGP